A stretch of the Gymnogyps californianus isolate 813 chromosome 15, ASM1813914v2, whole genome shotgun sequence genome encodes the following:
- the GTF3C1 gene encoding general transcription factor 3C polypeptide 1 isoform X3: protein MEALWVLLDEVALEGLDGITPGALWHRLGARTPPFPLPLEPATQQLLWAALSAQPDVSFYLLPRARLPLRLHDRYEEIDLETGILETKRDPVPSDDIYPVHMILDNKDGIQGSCQYFKERIDITDQIRRKDLQPCYTYIEAVEKWGEKLVIVASQDQRYRALIGWEGDPDLKLPDFSYCILERLGRARWQGELQRDLHSGAFKVDAGKIHYHRRVLDRNGLITMQSHVIRLPSGAQQHSILLLLTRFHVDRRSKYDILMEKLSSMLSARSNQMETLGNLREELGLCERTFKRLYQYMMNAGLAKVISIPLQDIHPNGGPYKTKKGTDVMVRCLKLLKEFRKKMEDYHDDDEEEIITKAVQPVDIVCERDMLTQAYELIESRGTKGISQAEIRLAMNVGKLEARMLCRLLERYKVVKGFMEDEGRQRTTKYISYIFAEESDLNRQFEREKARSEQLATVTLALVPEDSPPVEDVSPGEDDTLVSESDNEEGKDGKKRGKGQKANSGSLLKLSFQDDTHQSTPAKGSKPTAVKSQGKKLPSPQILEEPDELPDNISGETSTLETLKQESSLSTCAHSADEDGDVAVVEEVRLEDPKKTCGQKKEKRSKATAVERSHETYRLLKRRNLIVEAVRNLRLIESLFTLQKMVMDQEKQEGVSTKCCKKSIVRLVQKLAQEGLLRLYRTTVIQDGISKKVEFVVHPSVSPNDPLVKSAIEQVRFRISNSSTANRIKVPQTPTSQDHAEEENVGQEAVPDSGETQESSCKADNNSRARKTDEKMGITQLKNYHPVTVPGLGRSLGFLPKMPRLRMVHMFLWYLIYGHPLNGTQQKGGSDGEKKGSKQGLDVNAAVLEAQPDGTLEIMTTVVNPESSAQETEVELSNQTVYVDDVSWMRYVPPLPVHREFGFGWALVSDILLCLPLSLFVQIVQVSYKVDGLEDFLNDPLKKHTLIRFLPRSVRQQLLYKRRYIFSVVENLQRLCYMGLIQFGPTEKFQDKDQVFVYMKRNAVIVDTTICDPHYNLAQSSRPFERRLYVLNTMQDVENFWFDLQCVCLNTPLGVVRCPRSKRSNLQGEETALDVEMEQESAVDKHNLERKCAMLEYTTGSREVVDDGTIPGDGLGAAGLDSSFYGHLKRNWIWTSYIINKTRKESTVSENGLTVRLQTFLTKHPLPLSTGGNKINILGEGKVGSESLVHKEECIEISKEPTQDRTKRVRGGKSQKRKRLRKDIGKKTKKKKKEEDSVEKSKRLRYHDEADQSALQRMTRLRVTWTVQEDSLLMLCRIASHVLNAKVKGPFVPWQVVRDIMHASFEESLDKTSHSVGRRARYIVRNPQTYLNYKVCLAEVYQDKALIEDFMNRENNYEDPQVCAKEFKEFVERLKEKFSSTLGNPKLEIPDTLQELFSRFRVLAIGEDTNQNAKEDSLSSVYDIHFLVLQNLIQSTLALSDNQMKSCQSFQTFRLYREYRDDILVKAFLECQKRSLVNRRRVNHTLGPKKSRALPFVPMSYQLSQSYYRVFTWRFPSTICTESFQFLEKLKDAEKSDQPDNFSFKDQENKASEGMIAFPMDGPGGQCVAMLSLFSLGLVSVNVRIPEQIVVVDSTMVENEVIKSLGKEGLEDDDDDDDDLDDSSGGKRRIEVKARQASHTNYLLMRGYYAPGIVSTRNLSPSDNIVVNSCQVKVKLRCTPVPGRLSSPVSSLLDNMVVGVSCLPETFTRLIKVQEENYEVDQFLHECTERYGYNPRDVAAVLEIRNAIEATSHFGICKAELSKRFCSYEEVEPERTRSLEQYIQDLIEMQQVLEVGGHAVRLVAIVFAKPWLLHSVCLKNKPDDSDQQGADTTLPDVQQDCLPSEPKKGEECSREEEQLGKDTQSLSDEEPPRKRCVTDPVAMKEALIMDEETGSLEGQTEHPAEHPVGAPDAVNVDTYKKQDKSCSEDKELEVENDELSTEHNKQIPSLEQSANEQDDDLSYLQENPGVSKGSSMTDVPQAARDRACENICFIGRPWRIVDGNLNKPVCKGMMEAVLYHIMTKPGITEGMLLHHYTGVLQPVAVLEILQGLETLGCVRRFYMKKPSLVSLFSRPVIEEQLNNPKLSETPTIYYEPTIDCTLRLGRVFPCEVNWNKWVQIIPV from the exons ATGGAGGCGCTATGGGTGCTGCTGGACGAGGTGGCCCTGGAGGGGCTGGACGGCATCACGCCGGGCGCGCTGTGGCACCGCCTGGGCGCCCGCACGCCGCCCTTCCCGCTGCCGCTGGAGCCCGCCACgcagcagctcctctgggcCGCGCTCAGCGCCCAGCCCGACGTCAGCTTCTACCTGCTGCCGCGGGCGCGCCTGCCGCTCCGCCTGCACGACCG atatgAAGAAATAGACCTTGAAACAGGAATACTGGAAACCAAAAGAGATCCTGTTCCTTCAGATGATATTTATCCTGTCCACATGATTTTGGATAATAAAGATGGCATACAAGGTTCCTGCCAGTATTTTAAAGAGAGAATAGATATCACTGATCAAATAAGGAGGAAGGATTTGCAGCCCTGTTATACTTATATAGAAGCTGTTGAAAA ATGGGGAGAGAAACTAGTCATTGTTGCTTCCCAAGACCAGCGTTACAGAGCTTTAATAGGCTGGGAAGGGGACCCAGACTTAAAACTCCCTGACTTCTCCTACTGTATATTGGAGCGTTTAGGTCGTGCTAGGTGGCAAGGCGAGCTTCAGAGGGACCTTCACAGTGGGGCTTTCAA AGTGGATGCTGGAAAAATTCATTATCACCGAAGAGTATTGGACAGAAATGGTCTCATAACAATGCAGTCCCATGTCATAAGACTACCAAGTGGAGCACAGCAACACTCAATTCTTCTACTTCTGACTCGCTTTCATGTTGATAG GAGGAGCAAATACGATATTCTAATGGAGAAGCTCTCAAGTATGCTAAGTGCTCGTTCAAACCAGATGGAAACATTAGGAAACTTGAGGGAAGAATTG GGTCTTTGTGAGAGGACTTTCAAACGTCTGTATCAATATATGATGAATGCTGGCCTAGCCAAGGTAATATCCATCCCATTACAAGATATACACCCCAATGGAGGACCCTACAAGACAAAGAAAG GAACTGATGTCATGGTCCGTTGCCTTAAATTACTAAAGGAATTTcggaagaaaatggaagattatcatgatgatgatgaagaagaGATTATCACAAAAGCTGTTCAGCCTGTGGATATTGTTTGCGAAAGGGATATGCTCACCCAGGCTTATGAGCTAA TTGAAAGTAGGGGAACCAAAGGTATTTCTCAGGCAGAAATTCGCTTGGCTATGAATGTGGGGAAGCTAGAAGCAAGGATGCTCTGTCGTCTTCTGGAGAGGTACAAAGTTGTCAAG GGTTTTATGGAGGATGAAGGTCGGCAAAGGACAACAAAGtatatttcatacatttttgCAGAGGAGAGTGATTTAAACCGTCAgtttgagagagagaaggctAGGAGTGAGCAGTTAGCTACGGTTACTTTGGCTCTAGTGCCAGAAGATTCCCCACCTGTGGAAGATGTGTCTCCTGGAGAAGATGATACTTTGGTCTCAGAGTCTGACAATGAAGAAGGGAAAGATggcaagaagagaggaaaaggtcAGAAGGCCAACTCTGGTTCTCTGTTGAAATTAAGTTTCCAAGATGATACCCATCAGTCAACACCAGCTAAAG GCTCAAAGCCAACAGCTGTGAAGTCTCAGGGGAAGAAGCTGCCTTCCCCTCAAATTCTTGAAGAGCCTGATGAGCTCCCAGACAACATTTCAGGGGAGACTTCTACTTTGGAAACTCTAAAGCAGGAGTCCAGTCTTTCCACCTGTGCTCATTCCGCTGATGAAGATGGGGATGTGGCTGTGGTGGAGGAGGTCAGACTTGAAGACCCTAAG AAGACATGTGgccaaaagaaggaaaagcgTTCCAAAGCTACAGCAGTGGAGAGATCTCATGAAACATACAGGCTGCTGAAGCGCCGAAATCTCATTGTGGAAGCTGTTCGAAACCTCCGGCTAATTGAAAGCTTGTTCAC GCTTCAGAAAATGGTCATGGATCAAGAGAAGCAAGAAGGTGTCTCCACTAAATGCTGCAAAAAGTCTATCGTACGACTGGTACAGAAGCTTGCGCAAGAAGGACTCCTCAGGCTGTATCGTACTACAGTCATTCAAGATGGCATTAGTAAAAAG GTAGAGTTTGTTGTGCATCCGTCAGTGAGTCCTAATGATCCCCTTGTAAAAAGTGCCATCGAGCAGGTGCGTTTCCGAATCTCCAATTCAAGCACGGCAAACAG GATTAAAGTTCCCCAGACACCAACATCCCAGGACCatgctgaggaagaaaatgtgggGCAAGAGGCAGTTCCTGATTCAGGAGAAACGCAAGAAAGCTCATGTAAAGCCGATAATAATAGTCGGGCaagaaaaactgatgaaaaaatgGGCATAACACAGCTAAAAAACTATCACCCTGTTACAG TTCCAGGACTTGGGCGTTCTCTTGGCTTTCTTCCCAAAATGCCCCGTTTAAGAATGGTCCACATGTTCCTCTGGTACTTAATTTATGGGCACCCTTTAAATGGAACACAGCAAAAAGGAGGTAGTGATGGTgagaaaaaaggcagcaaacaaGGGCTGGATGTGAATGCAGCTGTACTTGAAGCGCAACCAGATGGAACCTTAGAAATTATGACAACTGTGGTGAATCCTGAAAGCTCTGCGCAGGAGACTGAAGTAGAGTTGTCTAATCAAACAG TGTATGTGGATGATGTGTCGTGGATGCGCTATgtccctcctctcccagttcACAGAGAGTTTGGATTTGGATGGGCTCTTGTTAGTGACATTCTTCTCTGCTTGCCTCTCTCACTCTTTGTTCAGATAGTACAAGTCAGCTACAAG GTGGATGGTctggaagattttttaaatgacccACTAAAAAAGCACACTCTGATCAGATTTCTTCCAAGGTCAGTCCGACAGCAGCTTCTCTACAAAAG GAGGTATATCTTTTCAGTGGTAGAAAACCTTCAAAGATTATGTTACATGGGACTGATACAGTTTGGCCCAACAGAGAAGTTTCAAGACAAAGAccag GTCTTTGTGTATATGAAGAGAAACGCTGTGATTGTTGATACCACTATCTGTGACCCCCACTATAACCTGGCTCAAAGTAGCCGCCCATTTGAGAGACGTTTATATGTTCTGAATACCATGCAGGATGTGGAAAACTTCTGGTTTGATTTGCAGTGTGTCTGCCTTAATACACCATTGG GAGTTGTCCGCTGTCCTCGTTCAAAGAGAAGTAATCTTCAAGGGGAGGAGACTGCACTAGATGTGGAAATGGAACAAGAGTCAGCAGTGGATAAACACAACCTGGAACGAAAGTGTGCAATGTTGGAATATACCAC AGGTAGCCGAGAGGTGGTTGATGATGGAACTATCCCTGGAGATGGGTTAGGAGCTGCAGGTCTGGATTCCAGCTTTTATGGGCATCTAAAACGCAATTGGATCTGGACAAGCTACATCATCAATAAGACTAGGAAG GAAAGTACAGTTTCTGAAAATGGACTGACAGTGAGACTCCAAACCTTCTTAACAAAACACCCCCTTCCACTCAGTACTGGAG gtaacaaaattaatattttgggagaaggaaaggtAGGATCTGAGTCACTTGTCCACAAAGAGGAATGTATTGAAATAAGTAAAGAACCAACCCAGGATCGAACCAAACGAGTGAGAGGTGGAAAAAGCCAAAAGAGGAAGAGGCTTAGGAAAGACATTGGAAAGAAGacgaagaagaaaaagaaag AAGAGGATTCtgtagaaaaaagcaaaagactcCGCTACCATGATGAAGCTGACCAGAGTGCCCTGCAGAGAATGACACGTCTGCGTGTCACCTGGACAGTGCAAGAAGACAGTCTGCTCATGCTGTGCCGAATTGCTAGTCATGTGCTAAATGCAAAG GTAAAAGGGCCCTTTGTTCCGTGGCAAGTAGTTCGGGATATCATGCATGCCAGCTTTGAGGAGTCCCTCGATAAAACTTCTCATTCTGTTGGACGAAGAGCTCGTTATATTGTCAGAAATCCACAGACCTACCTTAATTATAA AGTTTGCCTTGCTGAGGTTTACCAAGATAAAGCCCTCATTGAAGATTTCATgaatagagaaaataattatgaagATCCACAG GTTTGCGCAAAGGAGTTTAAAGAGTTTgtggaaaggctgaaagagaaattcagtTCAACCCTGGGGAATCCCAAACTTGAGATTCCTGATACTTTGCAGGAGCTCTTTTCCAG ATTTCGAGTTTTGGCAATCGGAGAAGACACAAATCAAAACGCAAAAGAGGATAGTCTAAGCAG tgtCTATGATATTCATTTTCTAGTGCTACAGAATTTGATTCAGAGCACTCTGGCACTCTCAGATAACCAGATGAAATCTTGCCAGTCATTTCAG acATTTCGTTTGTACCGGGAGTACCGGGATGACATTCTTGTGAAGGCTTTCCTGGAGTGTCAGAAGAGAAGCTTGGTCAATCGCCGTCGAGTAAACCACACATTGGGTCCAAAGAAAAGCCGGGCTTTGCCTTTTGTACCCATGTCCTATCAACTGTCTCAAAGTTACTACAG AGTTTTTACATGGCGGTTTCCCAGTACAATTTGTACAGAGTCCTTTCAGTTCCTCGAGAAGCTCAAGGATGCTGAAAAATCAGACCAGCCAGATAACTTCTCATTTAAAgatcaagaaaacaaagcatcagAAGGCATGATTGCATTTCCTATGGATGGACCTGGCGGCCAGTGTGTGGCGATGCTTTCCCTATTCTCCCTGGGACTTGTATCTGTGAATGTGAGAATCCCAGAGCAGATAGTTGTGGTGGACAGCACTATGGTGGAAAATGAAGTGATAAAAAG TTTGGGAAAAGAAGGACTTGAGGATGATGATGACGATGATGATGACTTAGATGACAGCTCTGGAGGCAAACGGAGAATAGAAGTAAAAGCTCGTCAAGCATCTCATACCAATTACTTACTGATGAGAGGCTACTATGCCCCTGGAATTGTCAGCACGCGCAATCTGAGTCCCAGTGACAATATCGTGGTCAATTCCTGCCAGGTGAAGGTTAAGCTGCGATGTACACCAGTTCCAGGAAGACTCAGCTCTCCAG tttcttctctgcttgATAACATGGTTGTGGGAGTCTCCTGCCTCCCTGAAACTTTTACTAGGCTGATAAAAgtccaagaagaaaattatgaagtTGATCAGTTTCTTCATGAGTGTACAGAACGTTATGGCTATAATCCCAGAGATGTAGCTGCTGTTTTGGAGATCCGGAACGCAATAGAGGCAACTTCCCACTTTGGAATTTGCAAAGCTGAGCTGAGCAAACGTTTCTGCAGCTATGAAGAGGTGGAACCTGAACGCACCAGGAGCTTGGAGCAGTACATTCAG gacCTTATTGAAATGCAGCAGGTTTTAGAAGTAGGAGGCCATGCTGTAAGACTGGTTGCAATAGTATTTGCCAAGCCATGGCTATTACATTCGGTATGTCTGAAGAATAAACCAGATGATTCTGATCAGCAAGGTGCAGACACCACTCTCCCAGATGTACAACAGGATTGCCTGCCATCAGAACCAAAGAAGGGAGAGGAATGTTcgagagaggaggagcagctgggaaaagaCACACAATCTCTCAGTGATGAAGAACCCCCAAGGAAGAGAT GTGTTACTGATCCTGTTGCAATGAAGGAAGCTTTAATCATGGATGAAGAAACAGGCTCCCTGGAAGGGCAGACAGAACACCCAGCTGAACACCCAGTGGGTGCTCCAGATGCTGTGAATGTGGACACTTACAAGAAACAAGATAAATCTTGTTCTGAGGACAAAGAACTTGAAGTAGAGAATGATGAGCTCAGCACTGAGCATAACAAGCAGATCCCTAGCCTTGAACAATCAGCCAACGAGCAGGATGATGATCTTTCCTACTTACAGGAGAACCCAGGAGTCTCTAAAG